TCCAGCGCCGTGAGGATGTTCGCGACATCGGGCCCCGTCCCGGCGATGAACGCATCGACCTGGTCCTGGGTGAAGCCTGTGTATAGATCTTTGATACGTCGCTCAAGGGCATACCGCGCGGCGGCTTCCCGGCCATGGTTGCTCAACGGATAACCACGTCGATCACCTGACACGCGCACCGGTGCCCGGAAGAATGGCCAACGGCCCCTTGGCAGCTTGAGCACCTGGCGCAATTCTTCACGGGGCAAGGCATGTTCGAGGATTTTCGCTTTCAATGCAGCGCCCTGCTTGGGATGCGGAAGCCCCAACGCTTGACGGTGACGATCGGTCAATGCGTGCTGCAACGAAACGTAGAGGTCGTCAATGCCATGCAAATCTTCATCACGCGTGTTACGCGGCTGATAGCGCCCTTCATCAAGACGTACCAGCACCTTGCGATCTGCAGCATCTTCGGGGCCGAAACTGGCGCGCAACGCCCCCTCTAAATGCCCTTCGCGGACCTCAAGGCGCAGGTTGTCGGTCCAACCGGGCAAGCGTTGCAGGCTATTGAGTACCAACGCCTCAGTGTCCGGCCCGGCCAGAGCGTCCAGGTACAAACCCTCATACGCGTGGGTCAGGCGCATCTGTTGTTGCGCCAGGCGCGCCTTCTGCGCAATACGCAGCGGTACACGCTCGGCGCTTTTCATAATCTCGCGCTCGGCCGGCGTGGCGTCCTCCAGCAGTTCGCGGGCCAGGATCGTCGGCACGCCACCGAAATCGCGCTGAATCAACATGATCGCGGGGTCCGACGGTGGCTGCTGTTCAACATAGATGCTGTTCATCAAGCGCGAGCGCACATCGATTGCCCTCTTCTGGAGTTGCGCCTGCAACGCTGCGGTACGCGCTTCGGGCGTGCTGTGCCTGGAGCTGTGCAACAAGTTGTCCAGCTGGCGACTACTGAGCGATTCGACAATACGTTTGGGTAACTGCCCGTTCATCAAGTCGGTGCGATGAATGCCCACGGTATCGGCTGCGGTTGCCAGGCGATTGCCATACTTGATCGACGGCCCACTCAACTCGGTGCCCGCAAAAGCTTCGATCGCCTTGTTGGGCGGCCAGCCCGGCAGTTCGACCATCAAGGACGCGGCGTAGCTGCACAATTGACTGCTGAGGGCGCCTTGGCCGATGCCCTCGGCCACGCTTACCGCGTCACGATAGGCACGGAACTGGCGCAGGGTATCGAGCACAATCGCGGGCACTGCCTCACCGTCCACATGCACACGGCGCAACACGTCTTCACTCACATCTGCAACCCGGCGCACCTGCTCCAGCTCGGCATCGCTGAAGCCCTCCGTCACCGCACCCAACCGCCGCATCAGCGCTGCCCCCTCCCAACCCAGCGGCCTTTCGACCTCATGGTTCCACAGGCCGCTGCCATTTTGCGTAAGCATCGGTTTATAGGCATCGGGCCGGGAGGGGTGGACGATATGGTACGCCTCGGTCCCATCGTCATATTCCACTACGTAGTATTTGCCCTCCAGTTTCAGCAGGGATTTCCCGTCAAACTTGTACAACCCCTGCTCATCGGCCGTGACACCGATGGGTATCGGCCCTGTGTACTCGTAAGACGACAGTTCGGGCTTCCACAGGCGCGTCTTGCCGCTGGGCAGCGTGACCGTCCTGAGTTCCTCGAAGAAAGGCGACACCGTAAAGTGGAACGCCGCCGCACCGGCTGCCAACATTGCCAGGTTTTCCACCACTTCGGTAATGTGAGCCCAACCGGCCTCGCGGTCGCCCTCGCCCAATTCAACAGCCCCTTCCAGGATTTCGTAAAGGACTTGCCCGGCCATCACCCCTCCCATAACCGCACCCAGCGGCGGGATAGCCATCGCTGCCAGGTTGAGACCGAACATCCCAATACTCAGGTAATGGGCAATACGTCGAGAGCGCGACGCTTCGTCGGCATCCGCGGTGGACACGGCCTGGTTGCGGGCGTCCTCGTACATTCGTTTACGCAGGCTGTCATAGCGATGTGGCCACAGGTCCACCTCGCCCCACAGGCCATTGAGGGCGTCAGCATTGATATTGAAGCCCGGCGCCTTTATGGGAACCCGCACTGACGGCTGTGGCTCACCCAACGTTGAAGTAATCGAGGAAAACGGCGGGGATACCAACCCGACCAGCCATCGCCCCCACTCAGAGCGTAGCCACTGGGCACCGAACGGTTGCGGCGGAGCGTCCACCACCAACTCAGTGAGCCTGCGGTAATAGTAGGGCCGATCCTTGTAGGCTATGAATTGGCCAAAAAACCGCTGGTTCGGCGTCGCCAGCCAGCCTTTGGAACGGTCGGTTTCATGGTCGGCCTTCACCGTCAGGCGGTCGGTCACGTCATTGCGAAACTCATTGAACGTTTCATAGCGTTTGATCGGGTGCTCGGGATCGTCAGGGATGTAGACGATGATCCAATCCGAATAGCGGTATTTGACACAGGGGTCGATGATCAGACAGTCGTGCAGGTGCAGATTCATCAGGCACGGGCGACGGTACCAGACTTGCTTTTCACCCAACATGATGCGCCGTTCGCCGGCGGCCACGCGCATCAGCAACGCATGATCGCTGGCGCCGATGTCGCCCTTGAGCAGCGCCAGGTAAGCCGCAGCCTTGAAGGCGTCCTTCTGATGACTGATGTAGCGTTCGCGGAAGACGTTGAGGGCTCGTACATCGGCGGGCTCCAGCAACGCTTTGAGGTGAGCCAGGTACTGGGCACCCAAGTCGAGGTCCCGACAGAGCGTGGCAAACGCGTGAATGGTCAGGGAAGTGGTATGACGATCGAAATGGCCGCGCGCATCCGGCTCGGTGATGAAGCCGGAAGTGCTGTTGAAAAAGCCCTCCTCGGCCTCGCGTGCCTCAAAATTAGCCAGGGCGGCCTGAAACAAGGAGAGCGTCTTGACTTGATAGCCACCCGTTTTGACACCAAATGCATCTTCGACAGGAACGTACAGGCGCAACCAGGTGTGATGGATGTCCAGCTCATGGCCGGCCGCCTTCAATGCCGCCGTCAATAGCGGCTGGGCAAAGCCTTCAACCGACTGGACCTTACCAAATGACTTCTCCAGCTCGATCATGGACTCGCATCGGGCTTCCAGCAGCGTCTTGAGCTGATCTTTCTGCGCTTGGGAGGACGTGTCATACCAGGTAGGGATATGTACAGCGGTGTGCTGCAGGGCCTTGCGCCGTTCGGGCGAGCTGTTGACCAGGCAGGAAGGAATCGCTTGCTTGATCAGCGCGTAATGTTGCCCCTGCTCACCGGGCAGGGGCGCAGGTGGGGCAGAAATCTGAGGGTCGGGCATGGGAAGACAACCTTGCAATGGAAAAGATTGTCATCCTATGCAGTGCCGTTTTCCCGATGGCGCTAACTATGTAGACAGCCCGCTCAGAAGTGCTCGCGGGGGTCGAACGCGGCTTTTTCCGCCAGGGCTTGCCACAACGCCTTGACCTCATCGTCTGCAGCCTTAGGCATCACGGCCTTGAGCTGGATAAACAGATAACCGCGTTGCCCGGCCTTGTTCAGCAAGCCGTGGCCCTTGGCGCGCATGCGTTGGCCGTTCTGGCTGCCGGCCGGCACCTTGAGGTTGATCTTGCCGGTAAGGGTCGGCACTGCGACTTCCGCGCCCAACGCCAGCTCCCAAGGGGCCAGCGGCAGGTTGATGATCAGGTTTTCGCCATCCACTTCGAACTTGGCGTGCGGCGCAAACTTGATGATCAGGTACAGGTCGCCATTGGCACCACCGCCCACACCCGGTGCGCCCTGGCCCTTGAGGCGGATGCGCTCGCCATCGGCCACACCGGCCGGGATCTTCACGTTCAGGCTCTTGACGGTATTGCTGACATGCCGGCCAGACGCATCGTATTGCGGCACCTGGAAGCTGATCTGCTTGGACTCGGTGGACAGTGTTTCCTCAAGGGACACCGACAGTTGCATCTCCACATCCTGGCCTTTGCGCCCGGTAGGACGGCGCTGGCCGCCACCAAAGGCATCGCCGCGCGCGCCGAAGATCGAGCTGAAGAAGTCCGAAAAATCGCCCGTGTCCTGGCCCCCGCCACCAAAGCCGCCACGGCTCTGCCAGCCCGGTGGCCCCTGGAACGGCTGGCCATGCTGGCCGTATTTACGCAGCTCATCGTATTCGGCGCGTTTGTCGGCGCTTTTGAGCGCCTCGTAGGCTTCGGACGCGTCTTTGAATTTCTCTTCGGCGTCCTTTTCCTTGCTCACGTCCGGGTGATATTTACGCGCGAGCTTGCGATACGCGGCCTTGATTTCCTTGTCATCGGCGCTCGGCTCGACACCCAATATCTTGTAATAGTCTTTGAAATCCATCGGCAGTTCACCATCCTTAATCGAGATCGCACAGCCCGGGGCACAACGTGCGCTGCTTTGCACCTGTTGAGTGATGTGGCCTGGGGGTGCGTCAAAGTGTTATCGGCGCTAGCCGTATGCAACAGATGTGGGGGCAAATACCCAGCTTTCAAGCACGATTTAGCGGATAGTCGGCCTACGCATCTGCGCGCGAGTGACATACACTGCGCGGCCGTTTTTTAACCGGAACCTGGAAGACATGAACAACACATCCCCAGCCCGTGCCTGCGGCATCGACTTCGGCACGTCCAACTCCACCGTCGGCTGGATCCGTCCCGGCGAGGAGACGCTTATCGCGCTGGAGGACGACAAGATCACCCTGCCGTCGGTGGTGTTC
The window above is part of the Pseudomonas sp. KBS0710 genome. Proteins encoded here:
- a CDS encoding DnaJ C-terminal domain-containing protein, translating into MDFKDYYKILGVEPSADDKEIKAAYRKLARKYHPDVSKEKDAEEKFKDASEAYEALKSADKRAEYDELRKYGQHGQPFQGPPGWQSRGGFGGGGQDTGDFSDFFSSIFGARGDAFGGGQRRPTGRKGQDVEMQLSVSLEETLSTESKQISFQVPQYDASGRHVSNTVKSLNVKIPAGVADGERIRLKGQGAPGVGGGANGDLYLIIKFAPHAKFEVDGENLIINLPLAPWELALGAEVAVPTLTGKINLKVPAGSQNGQRMRAKGHGLLNKAGQRGYLFIQLKAVMPKAADDEVKALWQALAEKAAFDPREHF
- a CDS encoding dermonecrotic toxin domain-containing protein; protein product: MPDPQISAPPAPLPGEQGQHYALIKQAIPSCLVNSSPERRKALQHTAVHIPTWYDTSSQAQKDQLKTLLEARCESMIELEKSFGKVQSVEGFAQPLLTAALKAAGHELDIHHTWLRLYVPVEDAFGVKTGGYQVKTLSLFQAALANFEAREAEEGFFNSTSGFITEPDARGHFDRHTTSLTIHAFATLCRDLDLGAQYLAHLKALLEPADVRALNVFRERYISHQKDAFKAAAYLALLKGDIGASDHALLMRVAAGERRIMLGEKQVWYRRPCLMNLHLHDCLIIDPCVKYRYSDWIIVYIPDDPEHPIKRYETFNEFRNDVTDRLTVKADHETDRSKGWLATPNQRFFGQFIAYKDRPYYYRRLTELVVDAPPQPFGAQWLRSEWGRWLVGLVSPPFSSITSTLGEPQPSVRVPIKAPGFNINADALNGLWGEVDLWPHRYDSLRKRMYEDARNQAVSTADADEASRSRRIAHYLSIGMFGLNLAAMAIPPLGAVMGGVMAGQVLYEILEGAVELGEGDREAGWAHITEVVENLAMLAAGAAAFHFTVSPFFEELRTVTLPSGKTRLWKPELSSYEYTGPIPIGVTADEQGLYKFDGKSLLKLEGKYYVVEYDDGTEAYHIVHPSRPDAYKPMLTQNGSGLWNHEVERPLGWEGAALMRRLGAVTEGFSDAELEQVRRVADVSEDVLRRVHVDGEAVPAIVLDTLRQFRAYRDAVSVAEGIGQGALSSQLCSYAASLMVELPGWPPNKAIEAFAGTELSGPSIKYGNRLATAADTVGIHRTDLMNGQLPKRIVESLSSRQLDNLLHSSRHSTPEARTAALQAQLQKRAIDVRSRLMNSIYVEQQPPSDPAIMLIQRDFGGVPTILARELLEDATPAEREIMKSAERVPLRIAQKARLAQQQMRLTHAYEGLYLDALAGPDTEALVLNSLQRLPGWTDNLRLEVREGHLEGALRASFGPEDAADRKVLVRLDEGRYQPRNTRDEDLHGIDDLYVSLQHALTDRHRQALGLPHPKQGAALKAKILEHALPREELRQVLKLPRGRWPFFRAPVRVSGDRRGYPLSNHGREAAARYALERRIKDLYTGFTQDQVDAFIAGTGPDVANILTALEQELKTLKDSLKTWLREQKEQATPADRASSDYSEKRAARRSIIKALLQAWRRTGEEDEALTGTSQGQFMDLSGEPLHNQLEQLPPLTAYFGHVSHLDLSGTGLTDGIDTFLGYFPRLRRLNLSNNELIEVPAPIQQLWRLTELDLSDNLIELDAAAVDALRGLKRLNYLGLESNPLVLSPDISQMPDLNILKLAQTGLTTWPTGIFEQERATSFYLDLSANQLELIPDVALGTAQSGIVARTEISLDPEFISAENLQRFRSHRASEGMDPNRVAPPRGMQESIHWREGLSEEEFFANQSAWDSLEHEFDSEPFFNELRLLAQSADATTEDPAVRAELTGKVWQMIKAAVADTALRKKLFRMAEAPSACVDAGAQLFNAMGVEVLVLQAQELPSVDLIETRLLTLARGKSRLDALGKIAKARIDVFYAQGRRFPEYDQDGRVIIRHDADGNPLDPIDEVEVHMIYTTALAQTLDLPWQSRGMHYDEPSVTPEMIEQTRLEVLAAEEGPKLAQRVLEQEFWTDFLRRSNPQPFDALAAREEALNDAIKAPEPITQAAYEAGQDLVAADFKALFLSLTEQALERAGWSVSVTP